Genomic window (Victivallis lenta):
AAACTGTATGATGTGGCTCGGAGAACGGATTCAGAAAGTGGAAAAGGAAATCAGCCACGAACGTGGCGAATTTCCGGTCAGAGAAATAACCGAAGCCTCAAATGAGTCTTCAAATCACATAAAAACGGAGGAAATCAATGAGTGAAGCTGATGTGGAATGCCTGGAGTGTTCGGCGCAATATGCCGAGTTGGCTGACCGGTATCGCAAACTGAAGAAAAAGGTCCGCAGAATGCGGAAGGCGTTTGCGGCAATCGAGTGCGCGCTTCTCAATAAATGCGATCATCATGCGGAGTTCATCATCGGTGAATGTGAATCCTATCGCGGGAAATATGAACCGGAGTGCTGCCATGCCGGAAAATGAAACTCTGGAAGAGGCGATCAGGCGGAATGCCTCAGGACCCAAGTCTGCAGAAGTGGACGGACAGAAGGTCGAGCAGCATTCCCTTGCCGATCAGATTGCGGCAGATGAATATCTCGCGTCGAAAAAGGCGGTAAAATCCCGGACTTCCGGCCTGAAGATAACCAAATTGTGCCATTCAGGGGCGTGAGGAACTATCGATGATCAACAGACTCAAATCTATTTTTCGGAGCAGAACCCCTCCGAAGCCGCTTGTCCGCGCCCGGTTTGATGCGGCGCAGACGACGCGGGACAACTGGCGTCACTGGTCGGCGGCGGATCATCTGTCGGCGGACATGGAGGCCGCGCCGGAAGTCCGCCGGACGCTGCGGATGCGCTCGCGCTACGAAGTCGCCAACAATTCCTACGCCAGAGGACTGGTGCAGATGCTCGCAAATGACACCATCGGTACGGGTCCGCGACTGCAGATGCTATCCGCCGACGAGACGTTCAACGATGCTGTGGAAACGGCATTCATGCGCTGGTCGGATGCAGTTCGTCTTGCTCCGAAACTCCGGACGATGCGAATGGCCCGCTGTCAGGATGGCGAAGCGTTTGCCGTGCTGGCAACGAATCCCAAAATCCGCCACGGTGTGAAACTGGACCTGCAGTTGATCGAGGCGGATCGTGTTTCCGGAGAACTGCGCTGGTTCGAAGATGATACCAGTGTCGACGGAATCTCGTATGACCGTTGGGGCAACCCGACGGACTACCGGGTTTTGAAGTACCATCCCGGGGACATCCGGTATATGCCGGGGGACGATGCGATCCACATTCCGGCGGAATACATGATTCATATTTTCCGTCAGGATCGTCCGGGATTGCATCGTGGCGTTCCCGAAATCACGCCCGCGCTGCCGCTGTTTGCCCAACTGCGCAGATACAATCTGGCCGTGCTTTCAGCGGCGGAGGCCGCGGCGGATTTTGCGGC
Coding sequences:
- a CDS encoding phage portal protein; amino-acid sequence: MINRLKSIFRSRTPPKPLVRARFDAAQTTRDNWRHWSAADHLSADMEAAPEVRRTLRMRSRYEVANNSYARGLVQMLANDTIGTGPRLQMLSADETFNDAVETAFMRWSDAVRLAPKLRTMRMARCQDGEAFAVLATNPKIRHGVKLDLQLIEADRVSGELRWFEDDTSVDGISYDRWGNPTDYRVLKYHPGDIRYMPGDDAIHIPAEYMIHIFRQDRPGLHRGVPEITPALPLFAQLRRYNLAVLSAAEAAADFAAILYTDAPPNGESDEVEPMDAIPLERNMMLTVPAGWKMGQLDPKQPAANHAEFVKIILSEIARCVVTTYGTLAGDFSGHNYASGRLDNQIYHKSILVDRSFWETEVLNRIFEVWFREYLLLEHLAAKGARHLWYWDSFVHVDPLKEADAQRVRLESNTTTLAAECAKDGRDYLSVLRQRAKEIKLMKELGIPISSESPESPKSPEQQTEPDDGSEPREDI